In one window of Erythrolamprus reginae isolate rEryReg1 chromosome 1, rEryReg1.hap1, whole genome shotgun sequence DNA:
- the STRADB gene encoding STE20-related kinase adapter protein beta isoform X2, with the protein MSCLDCSCILRTRVESIRVEKQSESISSQDLTDELAACWGQSTQRGDQQIPLSSDVSHYDLQVEIGKGCNNLTSIYLARHIPTGTLVAVRITDLERCSEELLNALQNEVILSHFFRHPNILTFWAVFTAGKWLWVISPFMAYHSASYLLRTYFPEGMSETLIGNILFGAVSGLNYMHQHGYIHRSIKASHILISGDGLVYLSGLNHLYSLVSSGQQLKDVYDFPQFSTSMLPWLSPELLRQDMHGYNVKSDIYSVGITACELANGHVPFQDMPRTQMLLQKLKGPWAINSFSCGEPRIKNSQSGIDSGIGESMTRTMTSEKLQTPPKTFSPAFHNFIELCLHQDPEQRPSAKGLLSHAFFKQVREETKNSLLSLLPPAIQRSQTPTPTVPSAAIWNKSECRVPNEKKIYWEF; encoded by the exons ACAGATGAACTTGCTGCATGTTGGGGCCAATCAACTCAAAGAGGAGATCAACAGATACCATTGTCCTCTGATGTATCACACTATGATCTCCAGGTGGAGATAG GAAAAGGATGCAACAACTTAACTTCAATCTACCTCGCCCGTCATATCCCAACAGGAACACTGGTGGCTGTAAGAATTACAGATCTGGAAAGATGTTCTGAAGAACTCTTAAACGCTTTACAA AATGAGGTGATATTATCCCATTTTTTCCGACATCCGAATATCTTGACTTTTTGGGCAGTGTTTACTGCTGGAAAATGGCTTTGGGTTATTTCTCCTTTCATGGCTTACC ATTCAGCCAGTTACCTCTTGAGGACTTACTTCCCTGAAGGCATGAGTGAAACTTTGATAGGAAATATCCTTTTTGGTGCAGTTAGTGGATTGAACTATATGCATCAACATGGTTATATTCACAG AAGTATTAAAGCTAGCCACATATTGATTTCAGGGGATGGCCTAGTTTATTTGTCGGGCTTAAATCACCTCTATAGTTTAGTCAGCAGTGGACAACAGTTAAAAGATGTGTATGATTTCCCCCAGTTCAGTACGTCTATGCTTCCTTGGCTGAGTCCTGAACTACTAAGGCAG GATATGCATGGATATAATGTGAAATCTGACATCTATAGTGTGGGCATTACAGCTTGTGAACTAGCTAATGGACATGTACCTTTTCAGGATATGCCTCGCACACAG ATGCTGTTGCAAAAACTTAAAGGTCCTTGGGCTATAAACTCTTTTTCATGTGGAGAACCTAGGATAAAAAATTCTCAGTCGGGAATTGATTCTGGAATCGGGGAAAGCATGACACGCACAATGACAAGTGAAAAACTACAGACTCCACCTAAAACCTTCTCTCCTGCTTTTCATAATTTTATAGAATTGTGTTTGCATCAGGACCCAGAACAAAG GCCATCAGCAAAAGGCCTTCTGTCACATGCTTTTTTCAAGCAG GTGAGAGAAGAAACAAAGAATTCATTACTTTCACTCTTGCCTCCTGCTATCCAGCGTAGTCAAACACCAACACCAACAGTGCCTTCAGCTGCCATCTGGAATAAATCTGAATGTAGGGTCCCAAATGAGAAAAAGATATATTGGGAATTTTAG
- the STRADB gene encoding STE20-related kinase adapter protein beta isoform X1 gives MSCLDCSCILRTRVESIRVEKQSESISSQDLTDELAACWGQSTQRGDQQIPLSSDVSHYDLQVEIGDCFVTKRCSYFVLRKGCNNLTSIYLARHIPTGTLVAVRITDLERCSEELLNALQNEVILSHFFRHPNILTFWAVFTAGKWLWVISPFMAYHSASYLLRTYFPEGMSETLIGNILFGAVSGLNYMHQHGYIHRSIKASHILISGDGLVYLSGLNHLYSLVSSGQQLKDVYDFPQFSTSMLPWLSPELLRQDMHGYNVKSDIYSVGITACELANGHVPFQDMPRTQMLLQKLKGPWAINSFSCGEPRIKNSQSGIDSGIGESMTRTMTSEKLQTPPKTFSPAFHNFIELCLHQDPEQRPSAKGLLSHAFFKQVREETKNSLLSLLPPAIQRSQTPTPTVPSAAIWNKSECRVPNEKKIYWEF, from the exons ACAGATGAACTTGCTGCATGTTGGGGCCAATCAACTCAAAGAGGAGATCAACAGATACCATTGTCCTCTGATGTATCACACTATGATCTCCAGGTGGAGATAGGTGATTGTTTTGTGACGAAAAGATGTTCCTATTTTGTTTTAA GAAAAGGATGCAACAACTTAACTTCAATCTACCTCGCCCGTCATATCCCAACAGGAACACTGGTGGCTGTAAGAATTACAGATCTGGAAAGATGTTCTGAAGAACTCTTAAACGCTTTACAA AATGAGGTGATATTATCCCATTTTTTCCGACATCCGAATATCTTGACTTTTTGGGCAGTGTTTACTGCTGGAAAATGGCTTTGGGTTATTTCTCCTTTCATGGCTTACC ATTCAGCCAGTTACCTCTTGAGGACTTACTTCCCTGAAGGCATGAGTGAAACTTTGATAGGAAATATCCTTTTTGGTGCAGTTAGTGGATTGAACTATATGCATCAACATGGTTATATTCACAG AAGTATTAAAGCTAGCCACATATTGATTTCAGGGGATGGCCTAGTTTATTTGTCGGGCTTAAATCACCTCTATAGTTTAGTCAGCAGTGGACAACAGTTAAAAGATGTGTATGATTTCCCCCAGTTCAGTACGTCTATGCTTCCTTGGCTGAGTCCTGAACTACTAAGGCAG GATATGCATGGATATAATGTGAAATCTGACATCTATAGTGTGGGCATTACAGCTTGTGAACTAGCTAATGGACATGTACCTTTTCAGGATATGCCTCGCACACAG ATGCTGTTGCAAAAACTTAAAGGTCCTTGGGCTATAAACTCTTTTTCATGTGGAGAACCTAGGATAAAAAATTCTCAGTCGGGAATTGATTCTGGAATCGGGGAAAGCATGACACGCACAATGACAAGTGAAAAACTACAGACTCCACCTAAAACCTTCTCTCCTGCTTTTCATAATTTTATAGAATTGTGTTTGCATCAGGACCCAGAACAAAG GCCATCAGCAAAAGGCCTTCTGTCACATGCTTTTTTCAAGCAG GTGAGAGAAGAAACAAAGAATTCATTACTTTCACTCTTGCCTCCTGCTATCCAGCGTAGTCAAACACCAACACCAACAGTGCCTTCAGCTGCCATCTGGAATAAATCTGAATGTAGGGTCCCAAATGAGAAAAAGATATATTGGGAATTTTAG